The following coding sequences lie in one Terriglobia bacterium genomic window:
- a CDS encoding patatin-like phospholipase family protein → MLNKIARSVRAFARGLQRISDVPLAPAAPETPTVGLALGGGFARGLAHIGILKVLEEEGIPVNFIAGTSVGSVIGAAYCSGISARELEEIAAQVRFKDFARWTLSRYGFASNDRMARFLNKMLRCRTFEELKIPLAVAATDFTSGEGVVFRSGNLVDAVRASCAYPGMFLPVNINGRLLVDGMLAHAVPTVPLREMGAQRVIAGYLSAHWVNGDGPRHVFDVIGQCFSIAQSRMCGLWEAAADVIVQPDVRGFSYDGFDRATELIRAGEQAARAALPAIQQWFPRPETAALATQVKAPSPA, encoded by the coding sequence ATGCTAAACAAAATAGCGCGTTCGGTGCGCGCGTTTGCTCGCGGGCTGCAACGCATTTCAGATGTCCCGCTCGCCCCGGCAGCGCCGGAAACACCGACCGTCGGACTTGCGCTTGGGGGCGGCTTCGCCCGCGGCCTGGCGCATATCGGCATCCTCAAGGTCCTGGAAGAAGAAGGAATTCCCGTCAATTTCATCGCCGGCACCAGCGTCGGCTCGGTCATCGGCGCAGCCTATTGCAGCGGCATCTCCGCCCGGGAACTGGAGGAGATCGCCGCCCAGGTTCGCTTCAAGGATTTTGCGCGCTGGACGCTTTCGCGCTACGGCTTCGCCAGCAACGACCGCATGGCGCGGTTCCTCAACAAGATGTTGAGGTGCCGCACCTTTGAGGAGCTGAAAATACCGCTGGCGGTGGCGGCCACCGACTTCACCAGCGGCGAAGGCGTGGTCTTCCGCTCCGGCAATTTGGTGGACGCGGTGCGCGCCAGTTGTGCCTATCCGGGCATGTTCCTGCCGGTCAACATCAACGGGCGCCTGCTGGTGGACGGGATGCTCGCCCACGCCGTCCCCACCGTCCCGTTGCGCGAAATGGGGGCGCAGCGCGTCATTGCCGGTTACCTGAGCGCGCACTGGGTGAACGGGGACGGCCCGCGGCACGTCTTCGACGTCATCGGGCAGTGCTTTTCCATCGCGCAATCGAGGATGTGCGGGTTGTGGGAAGCCGCGGCCGACGTCATTGTCCAGCCCGACGTGCGCGGCTTCAGCTACGACGGCTTCGACCGCGCGACGGAACTGATCCGCGCCGGAGAACAGGCGGCCCGCGCCGCGCTGCCGGCGATCCAGCAGTGGTTTCCACGTCCGGAAACGGCGGCCCTCGCGACCCAGGTGAAGGCGCCTTCGCCGGCGTAG
- a CDS encoding NUDIX domain-containing protein encodes MEREYSAGGVVLRRRQERWWVAVIEPQGRRKPGTPGNAPATVLALPKGNVDKGEKPEETAVREVREETGVEASLVAKLSDIKYIYVRSWGDRRRVFKVVSFFLLRYRSGRIGQITPAMRREVRQAMWLPLDEASQKLSYRGERDVVKLAQEYLKAHPEL; translated from the coding sequence ATGGAGCGCGAATATTCGGCTGGAGGCGTGGTCCTCCGCCGCAGGCAGGAGCGGTGGTGGGTGGCGGTCATCGAGCCGCAGGGCAGGCGGAAACCGGGCACTCCGGGGAACGCTCCCGCCACCGTGCTCGCGCTTCCCAAGGGCAACGTAGACAAAGGCGAAAAGCCGGAAGAAACGGCGGTGCGCGAGGTGCGCGAAGAAACCGGCGTCGAAGCCAGCCTGGTCGCCAAACTCAGCGACATCAAGTACATCTACGTGCGCTCCTGGGGCGACCGCCGGCGCGTATTCAAAGTCGTGAGCTTTTTCCTGCTGCGGTACCGCAGCGGGCGCATCGGGCAGATTACGCCGGCCATGCGCCGCGAAGTGCGGCAAGCCATGTGGCTGCCGCTGGACGAGGCCTCGCAAAAACTCAGCTACCGCGGCGAGCGCGACGTGGTGAAGCTGGCGCAGGAATACCTCAAGGCGCATCCGGAACTTTAG
- a CDS encoding 3-hydroxyacyl-CoA dehydrogenase/enoyl-CoA hydratase family protein produces the protein MIKRIDRVAVLGAGTMGARIAAQLANAGVPSFLLDIVVPDADGDARNHVAAAGLQAARKSKPAAFFEPSLAHLITIGNFDDNMKFVAESNWVIEAVVEDLDIKRTLLKKVEAARRPGTIVTTNTSGLPVGKIAEGFSDDFRRHWFGTHFFNPPRYMRLLEIIPTSDSDPAAVEAISHFCDVRLGKGIVTAKDTPNFIANRIGTFSALNVMRLMQEMDLTIEEVDALTGSAVGWPKMGTFRLADMVGLDILGHVVSNMTTNLTDERSDLQLPDFFKAMVERKWLGDKTKGGFYKKAKGADGEERLGLDWKTLEYRPRQKAKFPTLEMAKQIEDTPQRLRTLLGMDNAGGGPQKGDRAGPFLWSVLSDLWTYSANRIGEICDSLVEIDRAMGMGFNWELGPFALWDAAGVEATVARMKKEGRPVAANVERLLASGKKTWYSDAIGAPSGVAYFDVAAASYKDQQVSPGIWSVQVAKKSGGVVKKNPGATLIDLGDGVGCIEFHTKMNAIGGDILQLVMQSLKPGGPGDNFDAFVITNDGQHFSAGANIMLLLMAIQEEEWDEIDMIIRQFQGMTQAIKFSPKPVVVAPFGMTLGGGCEVSLHGAARHPHAELYMGLVEVGVGLLPGGGGCKEMTLRAVDAAASIRPEGRGESVEFMEAIKKAFETVAMAKVSTSAAEARAFGFLSSGDQVTMNRERVLADAKAHVVELLRSYKPPRPRTDIPAPGESILATLKLGVHLMRQAEYVSDHEVKIGNKVAEVLCGGAVTPGTPVSEQYLLDLEREAFKSLCGEKKTQERIAFTLKTGKPLRN, from the coding sequence ATGATCAAACGAATTGATAGAGTCGCTGTCCTCGGCGCCGGGACCATGGGCGCACGCATTGCGGCGCAGCTGGCCAACGCCGGCGTTCCCTCGTTCCTGCTGGATATCGTGGTGCCCGATGCCGATGGCGACGCGCGCAACCATGTCGCCGCCGCCGGGCTGCAGGCCGCGCGCAAGTCCAAGCCCGCGGCATTCTTCGAACCGTCGCTGGCGCACTTGATCACCATCGGCAACTTCGACGACAACATGAAATTTGTCGCCGAATCCAACTGGGTGATCGAGGCGGTGGTGGAAGACCTCGACATCAAGCGCACGCTGCTGAAGAAGGTGGAAGCCGCCCGCCGTCCCGGCACGATTGTCACCACCAATACCAGCGGCCTGCCGGTCGGCAAAATCGCCGAGGGCTTCAGTGACGACTTCCGCCGCCACTGGTTCGGCACCCACTTTTTCAACCCGCCGCGCTACATGCGCCTGCTGGAGATCATTCCCACGTCCGACAGCGATCCCGCGGCGGTGGAGGCCATCTCGCATTTCTGCGACGTGCGGCTCGGCAAAGGGATCGTGACCGCCAAGGACACGCCCAACTTCATCGCCAACCGCATCGGCACATTCTCCGCGCTCAACGTGATGCGCCTGATGCAGGAAATGGATCTCACCATCGAGGAAGTGGACGCGCTCACCGGCAGCGCCGTCGGCTGGCCGAAGATGGGCACCTTCCGCCTGGCCGACATGGTCGGGCTCGACATCCTGGGTCACGTCGTTTCCAACATGACCACCAACCTGACGGACGAGCGCAGCGATCTCCAGCTTCCCGATTTCTTCAAGGCCATGGTGGAGCGCAAATGGCTCGGCGACAAGACCAAGGGCGGTTTTTACAAGAAGGCAAAAGGCGCTGACGGCGAGGAGCGCCTGGGCCTCGATTGGAAGACGCTGGAGTACCGGCCGCGCCAGAAGGCGAAATTCCCCACCCTGGAAATGGCGAAGCAAATCGAGGATACGCCGCAGCGCCTGCGCACCTTGCTCGGTATGGATAACGCAGGCGGCGGTCCGCAGAAGGGCGACCGTGCCGGGCCGTTTCTGTGGTCGGTGCTTTCCGATCTGTGGACGTATTCGGCCAACCGCATCGGCGAAATCTGCGATTCGCTGGTGGAGATCGATCGTGCCATGGGCATGGGCTTCAACTGGGAGCTGGGACCATTCGCACTGTGGGACGCCGCCGGCGTCGAAGCCACGGTGGCGCGCATGAAGAAAGAGGGCCGGCCGGTGGCGGCCAATGTCGAGCGCCTGCTCGCTTCCGGCAAGAAGACGTGGTACAGCGACGCCATCGGCGCGCCTTCGGGCGTTGCCTACTTTGACGTCGCCGCCGCCAGCTACAAGGACCAGCAGGTCTCGCCGGGAATCTGGTCGGTGCAGGTGGCAAAAAAATCCGGCGGCGTGGTCAAGAAGAACCCGGGCGCGACGCTGATAGACCTGGGCGATGGCGTGGGCTGCATCGAATTCCACACCAAGATGAACGCCATCGGCGGCGACATCCTCCAACTGGTCATGCAATCGTTAAAGCCCGGCGGCCCCGGCGACAACTTCGACGCCTTCGTCATCACCAACGATGGCCAGCATTTTTCTGCCGGCGCCAACATCATGCTGTTGCTGATGGCCATCCAGGAGGAGGAGTGGGACGAGATTGACATGATCATCCGGCAGTTCCAGGGGATGACGCAGGCAATCAAGTTCTCGCCGAAACCCGTGGTGGTCGCGCCTTTCGGCATGACCCTGGGCGGCGGCTGCGAAGTTTCGCTGCACGGCGCGGCGCGCCATCCGCACGCCGAACTCTACATGGGGCTGGTGGAAGTTGGAGTTGGCCTGCTGCCCGGCGGCGGCGGCTGCAAAGAGATGACGCTGCGCGCGGTGGACGCGGCGGCATCCATCCGCCCCGAAGGCCGCGGCGAGTCGGTGGAATTCATGGAGGCGATCAAGAAGGCGTTTGAGACGGTCGCGATGGCGAAGGTTTCGACATCGGCGGCTGAAGCGCGCGCCTTCGGCTTCCTCTCCAGCGGCGATCAGGTGACCATGAACCGCGAGCGCGTGCTCGCCGACGCCAAGGCGCACGTAGTAGAACTCCTGCGATCCTATAAACCGCCGCGCCCTCGCACCGACATTCCCGCGCCGGGCGAGAGCATTTTGGCGACCTTGAAGCTCGGCGTCCATCTAATGCGTCAGGCGGAGTACGTCAGCGACCACGAAGTGAAAATCGGAAACAAGGTTGCCGAGGTGCTGTGCGGAGGCGCCGTGACGCCCGGCACGCCGGTGAGCGAGCAGTATCTGCTCGACTTGGAGCGCGAGGCTTTCAAATCGCTCTGCGGCGAGAAGAAGACGCAGGAGAGGATTGCGTTCACGCTGAAGACGGGGAAACCGCTGAGGAACTAA
- a CDS encoding GxxExxY protein produces the protein MQVNEVTRAIITAAMKVHTALGPGLLENAYKVCLAHELRKSGLNVRTEVELPVTYDGVLVELGYRIDMLVEELVVVELKCVDSFSSLHEAQLLSYLKLSNKNVGLLINFQTAHLKDGIRRLVYGRGWDRPCHFFLCDLCG, from the coding sequence ATGCAGGTCAACGAGGTCACCCGGGCCATAATTACCGCAGCGATGAAGGTGCACACCGCGCTCGGGCCGGGGCTGTTGGAAAATGCCTACAAAGTCTGCCTCGCCCATGAACTCCGGAAGTCCGGCCTGAACGTCCGTACTGAAGTTGAGCTCCCGGTAACATATGACGGCGTGCTCGTCGAACTGGGATACCGAATTGATATGCTCGTGGAAGAATTGGTTGTGGTTGAGTTGAAATGCGTGGATTCATTCAGTTCTCTACATGAAGCTCAGTTGCTCTCGTATCTCAAGCTCAGTAACAAGAATGTCGGGCTCCTCATCAATTTCCAGACGGCTCATTTGAAGGATGGAATTAGACGGCTTGTCTACGGACGTGGTTGGGACCGGCCCTGCCATTTCTTCCTCTGTGACCTCTGTGGCTAA
- a CDS encoding acyl-CoA dehydrogenase family protein, with amino-acid sequence MATATPVTRKKITGGSFLIEERNLDEVFTPEDFTDEHLQIAQTTDEFALKEIVPAADKLEKKDWALTRELLKKASELGLTSVEVPETYGGMDMDKVSAAIVAEHIAKSGSFVVTFGAHSGIGTLPIVYFGTEEQKRKYLPKLATAEFVGAYALSESSSGSDALNCRAKAVLSPDGKHYILNGEKMWITNASFADVFIIFAKVDGEKFTAFIVEKTFPGFAVGAEEHKMGIRGSSTCPLILNDCQVPVENLLGDIGKGHIIAFNILNFGRFKLGAGCIGGTRTALQDAIAYAKQRKAFGTTISQFGLIREMIADMAVDVWTGESAVYRTVGMMDVALGDIDKSSPEAAREIRKAIEEYAVECSIIKVWGSEALDRAVDATVQVFGGYGFVEEYPAERAYRDSRVNRIFEGTNEINRLIITGFLMKRAMTGQLPLMPAIQRLMDEVLGGPSMSEIPEGPLAAERVIVSNAKKIALFTAGAASQKYMQKLVDQQEIMGALADIIIETYCMESAVLRAEKLKGRDAGLATAMTQVYVARAMESIEAAARKVIAAIAEGDMLRTQMAILRRLLKYEPINTIALREKIAARVIEQGKYVTA; translated from the coding sequence ATGGCGACAGCAACACCTGTAACCCGCAAGAAAATCACCGGCGGAAGTTTTCTTATTGAAGAACGCAACCTGGACGAAGTCTTCACGCCTGAGGACTTCACTGACGAGCACTTGCAGATCGCACAGACCACGGACGAGTTCGCACTTAAGGAAATCGTGCCGGCGGCCGACAAGCTGGAGAAAAAAGATTGGGCACTCACCCGGGAACTGCTGAAGAAAGCCAGCGAGCTCGGGTTGACCTCGGTGGAAGTCCCCGAAACCTACGGCGGCATGGACATGGACAAGGTTAGCGCCGCCATCGTCGCCGAGCACATCGCCAAGTCCGGCAGCTTTGTCGTGACCTTCGGCGCGCATTCCGGAATCGGCACGCTACCCATCGTGTATTTCGGCACGGAAGAGCAGAAACGGAAATATTTGCCGAAACTGGCGACCGCGGAATTCGTCGGCGCGTACGCCTTGTCGGAATCGTCCTCCGGCTCCGACGCGCTCAACTGCCGCGCCAAGGCCGTGCTCTCCCCCGACGGCAAGCACTACATCCTCAACGGCGAGAAGATGTGGATCACCAACGCCAGCTTCGCCGACGTGTTCATCATCTTCGCCAAAGTTGACGGCGAAAAGTTCACCGCCTTCATCGTCGAAAAGACTTTCCCCGGGTTCGCGGTCGGCGCCGAAGAGCACAAGATGGGCATCCGCGGCTCGTCCACCTGCCCGCTCATCCTGAACGACTGCCAAGTCCCGGTGGAGAATTTGCTCGGCGACATCGGCAAGGGCCACATCATCGCCTTCAACATCCTGAACTTCGGCCGCTTCAAGCTGGGCGCGGGCTGCATCGGCGGCACGCGCACCGCGCTCCAGGACGCCATCGCCTACGCCAAACAGCGCAAGGCGTTCGGCACCACCATCTCGCAGTTCGGCCTTATTCGCGAAATGATTGCCGACATGGCGGTGGACGTCTGGACGGGCGAAAGCGCGGTGTATCGCACCGTGGGCATGATGGACGTGGCGCTCGGCGATATTGACAAGAGCTCGCCCGAAGCGGCGCGCGAAATCCGCAAGGCCATCGAGGAGTACGCGGTCGAGTGCTCGATCATCAAGGTCTGGGGCTCGGAGGCGCTGGACCGCGCCGTGGACGCGACCGTGCAAGTCTTCGGCGGTTACGGCTTCGTCGAGGAGTACCCGGCCGAGCGCGCGTATCGCGATTCGCGCGTCAACCGTATCTTCGAGGGCACGAATGAAATCAATCGCCTGATCATCACCGGCTTTCTGATGAAGCGGGCCATGACCGGCCAATTGCCGCTCATGCCCGCCATCCAGCGGCTGATGGACGAGGTCCTCGGCGGACCTTCGATGTCGGAAATTCCGGAAGGCCCGCTGGCTGCGGAGAGGGTGATTGTGAGCAACGCGAAAAAAATTGCGCTGTTCACCGCCGGCGCTGCCTCGCAGAAATATATGCAGAAACTCGTTGACCAGCAGGAGATCATGGGCGCGCTGGCCGACATCATTATCGAAACCTACTGCATGGAATCGGCGGTGCTGCGGGCCGAGAAACTCAAAGGACGCGACGCCGGCCTCGCGACGGCCATGACACAGGTGTACGTGGCGCGTGCGATGGAGTCGATTGAAGCCGCCGCGCGCAAGGTGATCGCCGCCATTGCCGAGGGCGACATGCTGCGCACGCAGATGGCAATCCTGCGCCGCCTGCTGAAATACGAGCCGATCAACACCATCGCGCTGCGGGAGAAAATCGCCGCACGCGTCATCGAACAGGGCAAGTACGTAACCGCGTAA
- a CDS encoding DUF2911 domain-containing protein translates to MKRPTLYGIAACALMLAVVFLAAQSSAQQDKSARPSPPGTATFAFADGKTITIDYSRPKIRNRKIYGGLVPYGEVWRAGANEATSFVTQSNLQVGGTTVPAGSYTLFILPQQSGPWRLIVSKKTGEWGIPYPGEQNDFARINMKTAATPAAVQDFTISFDKRGPNAGVMKFDWENTSASVDFSQANK, encoded by the coding sequence ATGAAGCGTCCCACCCTGTATGGAATTGCGGCCTGCGCGCTGATGCTGGCGGTTGTTTTTCTGGCGGCGCAGAGCAGCGCGCAACAAGACAAATCCGCGCGTCCCAGCCCGCCGGGAACCGCGACCTTCGCGTTCGCTGACGGCAAGACGATCACTATCGATTACAGCCGCCCGAAAATTCGCAACCGAAAGATCTACGGCGGCCTGGTCCCGTACGGCGAAGTGTGGCGCGCCGGCGCGAACGAAGCCACCTCGTTTGTCACGCAGTCGAATTTGCAGGTCGGCGGAACCACGGTGCCCGCGGGCAGCTACACGCTGTTCATTCTCCCGCAGCAGAGCGGTCCGTGGAGGCTGATCGTCAGCAAAAAGACCGGCGAGTGGGGAATTCCCTACCCCGGCGAGCAGAATGATTTTGCGCGCATCAATATGAAAACAGCGGCGACGCCCGCGGCGGTCCAGGACTTCACCATCTCCTTCGACAAGCGCGGCCCCAACGCGGGCGTGATGAAGTTCGATTGGGAGAACACGAGTGCGTCGGTAGATTTTAGTCAGGCGAATAAATAG
- a CDS encoding zinc ribbon domain-containing protein, with protein sequence MPRYEFFCEDCQKEFETILTLAEYEKGQVKCPKCGGKHVHQEATAFFAVTSKKS encoded by the coding sequence ATGCCCCGGTACGAATTCTTCTGCGAGGACTGCCAAAAAGAGTTCGAGACAATCCTTACCCTGGCCGAATACGAAAAGGGCCAGGTCAAATGTCCGAAATGCGGCGGCAAACACGTCCACCAGGAAGCTACGGCGTTTTTCGCCGTGACCTCGAAGAAATCTTAA
- the gcvPB gene encoding aminomethyl-transferring glycine dehydrogenase subunit GcvPB produces the protein MSGKIKKATTHVNQNEGLIFEKSSPGKKGYKLPELDVPDVNPAKLLGNAARADLGNMPEVSEIEIIRHFTRISTWNYGVDTGLYPLGSCTMKYNPRINEIVARLDGLANAHPYQPEKVSQGALVILQALRKTLMEICGMEAITLQPAAGAHGELTGILLARAYLQSKGNPRKKILIPDSAHGTNPATAAIAGYEVENLKSNARGMVDIPSLEAQMNEDVAALMVTNPNTLGVFEQEVHKVADIIHRKGGLLYMDGANMNALVGKVRPGDFGVDVMHLNLHKTFSTPHGGGGPGSGPVACKKILEPFLPVPVVVTKPDGLLGFDYDRPQSIGRVRAFYGNFGMHVRALAYIMANGRDGLLQTTEDAVVNANYIRKKLEGVYDLPYSTPSMHEVVFSEHKQAAKGIKTGDIAKRLIDYGFHPYTVSFPMIVHGALMIEPTESESLEELDLFIDAMKSIAEECENTPEVVLNAPHTTRIARLDETRAARQPILRWKPPA, from the coding sequence ATGAGCGGCAAAATCAAGAAGGCCACCACCCACGTGAACCAGAATGAAGGCCTGATCTTCGAGAAGTCGTCGCCCGGGAAGAAGGGGTACAAGCTGCCCGAGCTCGACGTTCCCGACGTGAATCCCGCGAAGCTATTGGGCAACGCCGCGCGCGCCGACCTGGGGAACATGCCCGAGGTCAGCGAGATCGAAATCATCCGGCACTTCACGCGCATCTCGACGTGGAACTACGGCGTGGACACCGGGCTGTATCCGCTCGGTTCGTGCACCATGAAGTACAACCCGCGGATCAACGAGATCGTGGCGCGCCTGGACGGGCTGGCGAACGCACACCCGTACCAGCCGGAGAAGGTGTCGCAGGGCGCGCTGGTGATCCTGCAGGCGTTGCGCAAGACGCTGATGGAAATCTGCGGGATGGAGGCGATCACGCTGCAGCCGGCGGCGGGCGCGCATGGCGAGCTGACCGGCATCCTGCTGGCGCGCGCCTACCTGCAGTCGAAGGGCAATCCGCGGAAAAAGATTTTGATTCCCGATTCCGCGCACGGCACCAATCCGGCGACGGCGGCGATCGCGGGCTATGAGGTGGAGAACCTGAAGTCGAATGCACGCGGCATGGTGGACATTCCGTCGCTGGAAGCGCAGATGAACGAGGATGTGGCGGCGCTGATGGTGACCAACCCGAACACGCTGGGAGTGTTCGAGCAGGAGGTCCACAAAGTCGCCGACATCATCCACCGCAAGGGCGGGCTGCTGTACATGGACGGCGCCAACATGAATGCCCTGGTCGGCAAGGTGCGGCCCGGCGATTTCGGCGTGGACGTGATGCACCTGAACCTGCACAAGACGTTCTCGACACCCCACGGCGGCGGCGGGCCGGGATCGGGTCCGGTGGCGTGCAAGAAAATTCTCGAGCCGTTCCTGCCAGTGCCGGTGGTGGTGACGAAGCCCGACGGGTTGCTCGGCTTCGATTACGACCGGCCGCAGTCCATCGGCCGGGTGCGCGCGTTTTACGGCAACTTCGGCATGCACGTGCGCGCGCTGGCGTACATCATGGCCAACGGGCGCGACGGCCTGCTGCAGACCACCGAGGACGCGGTGGTCAACGCCAATTACATCCGGAAAAAGCTCGAGGGCGTCTACGACCTGCCGTACTCGACCCCGAGCATGCACGAGGTGGTGTTCAGCGAGCACAAGCAGGCGGCGAAGGGCATCAAGACCGGCGACATCGCGAAGCGATTGATCGATTACGGATTCCACCCGTACACGGTGTCGTTCCCGATGATCGTGCATGGCGCGCTGATGATCGAGCCAACGGAGAGTGAGTCGCTGGAGGAGTTGGACTTATTCATTGATGCGATGAAAAGCATCGCCGAGGAATGCGAGAACACTCCCGAGGTTGTGCTGAACGCGCCGCACACAACGCGCATCGCACGGCTGGACGAAACCAGGGCGGCGCGGCAACCGATCCTGCGCTGGAAACCGCCGGCGTAA
- the gcvPA gene encoding aminomethyl-transferring glycine dehydrogenase subunit GcvPA, protein MRYLPKSPTDRELMLREIGIRSVDELFAPIPAEYRLKRELDIAPSMAEADILDWYRQRAAETAASGYANFLGAGAYHHYRPVLIDMLISRGEFFTAYTPYQPEISQGTLQAIFEFQTMVCELTGMEVANASMYDGSTAATEAVMMAARVTGRKGAVVARSVHPEYREVLASYAKNQGMPIAEVPFLDTGRLNTAALEKAVTDGTACVLIQSPNFFGTIEDVAAVAEIAHRKGALLVVAIAEAVSLGIVKPPTEADVVAMEAQSFGVPLSFGGPYAGVIATKEKFVRQMPGRLVGQTVDKRGNRGFVLTLATREQHIRREKATSNICTNQALIALMATIFMTVYGREGLKELATHNLAKTAYAVEQFGRTAKVLFQGAPRFNEFVVQTGEDPKALNDRMLEQKIIGGFPLKKFYPELGNASLWCCTELTRKIAIDAAAKGVAR, encoded by the coding sequence ATGCGCTATCTTCCGAAGTCCCCAACAGACCGGGAGCTGATGCTGCGCGAAATCGGCATCCGCTCCGTCGACGAGCTTTTTGCTCCCATTCCGGCGGAATACCGGCTGAAACGCGAGCTGGATATTGCGCCTTCGATGGCGGAAGCCGACATCCTGGACTGGTACCGGCAGCGCGCGGCCGAAACCGCTGCGTCCGGCTACGCCAATTTCCTGGGCGCCGGCGCCTACCACCACTACCGCCCGGTCCTGATTGACATGCTGATCTCGCGCGGCGAGTTCTTCACCGCCTACACTCCGTACCAGCCGGAAATCTCGCAAGGCACTCTGCAGGCGATCTTCGAATTCCAGACGATGGTCTGCGAGCTGACTGGCATGGAGGTGGCAAACGCCTCGATGTACGACGGCTCGACCGCCGCGACCGAGGCGGTAATGATGGCTGCGCGCGTGACCGGCCGGAAAGGAGCGGTAGTGGCGCGCAGCGTACACCCGGAATACCGCGAAGTGCTGGCCAGCTACGCCAAGAACCAGGGTATGCCGATCGCGGAGGTCCCGTTCCTCGATACCGGGCGGTTGAACACGGCTGCCCTGGAGAAGGCGGTCACCGACGGCACGGCGTGCGTGCTGATCCAGTCGCCCAATTTCTTCGGCACCATCGAAGACGTGGCCGCGGTCGCCGAGATCGCGCATCGCAAGGGCGCGCTGCTGGTGGTGGCCATCGCCGAGGCAGTCTCGCTGGGCATCGTCAAGCCGCCCACCGAGGCGGACGTCGTGGCCATGGAGGCGCAGTCCTTCGGCGTTCCCCTCAGCTTTGGCGGGCCGTACGCGGGCGTGATCGCGACCAAGGAAAAGTTCGTCCGCCAGATGCCGGGCCGGCTGGTCGGCCAAACGGTGGACAAGCGCGGCAATCGCGGTTTCGTGCTGACGCTTGCCACCCGCGAGCAGCACATCCGGCGCGAAAAAGCGACTTCCAACATCTGCACCAACCAGGCGCTGATCGCGCTGATGGCGACCATCTTCATGACCGTGTACGGGCGCGAGGGGCTGAAGGAACTCGCGACTCACAACCTGGCGAAAACGGCGTACGCGGTGGAGCAGTTCGGCAGGACGGCCAAAGTGCTGTTCCAGGGCGCGCCGCGGTTCAACGAATTCGTGGTGCAAACCGGCGAGGATCCCAAGGCGCTGAATGACCGCATGCTCGAACAGAAAATCATCGGCGGATTCCCGTTGAAGAAGTTCTATCCCGAGCTGGGGAATGCGTCGCTGTGGTGCTGCACGGAGTTGACGCGCAAAATTGCGATTGACGCGGCGGCGAAGGGGGTGGCGCGATGA
- the gcvH gene encoding glycine cleavage system protein GcvH, producing the protein MAYPADLKYTKEHEWIKVVGDTGVIGITDHAQKALGDIVFVELPKPGATLTQGKSLGTVESVKAVSDIYAPASGTVAEVNADLATAPEKINADPHGAWMVKVKLSNPSEVTKLLSAADYEKFVAEEAGH; encoded by the coding sequence ATGGCCTATCCGGCGGATTTGAAATATACCAAAGAGCACGAGTGGATCAAGGTGGTAGGCGATACCGGCGTAATCGGAATCACCGACCACGCGCAGAAGGCGCTGGGCGACATCGTGTTCGTCGAGCTGCCCAAGCCCGGGGCGACGCTGACGCAGGGCAAGAGCCTGGGCACGGTGGAGTCAGTGAAGGCGGTCTCGGACATTTATGCGCCGGCCTCCGGCACGGTGGCCGAGGTCAACGCGGACCTGGCAACTGCGCCCGAAAAAATCAATGCCGATCCGCACGGCGCCTGGATGGTGAAGGTGAAGCTCAGCAATCCGTCGGAGGTGACGAAGCTGCTTTCCGCCGCCGATTACGAGAAATTCGTCGCCGAGGAAGCGGGGCACTGA